In Stomoxys calcitrans unplaced genomic scaffold, idStoCalc2.1 SCAFFOLD_167, whole genome shotgun sequence, a genomic segment contains:
- the LOC131998440 gene encoding uncharacterized protein LOC131998440, whose amino-acid sequence MSNIINVLQKPQFDNAIIRKEYHSYISYLQSFQNNDEIRISIQNQDLYVVPGESFLYIEGFATKADSTVSASIKLLNNCIAHLFDEIRYELNGIEIDRTRHLGIATEIKNYVSLNESESRNLVNAGWAPFNTDDLTLVSGYFNFCVPLKMLLGFAEDFDKIIVNAKHELILLRSKDDTNVLKSIISSETCKLSILNITWKVPHIQLADVYKLQMLKVINNRQPLNISFRTWDMYYYPAVPSNTKVLWNVKLANENERPRFLLLGFKSSEKKFIHCDITNIKVHLNSDTYPYDDLNLKFDRNRFALLYDMYIKFQQSYYTREPQPLLTREKFKGEAPIIVLDVTHQNETVKTGPIDIRIELETSKNISPNTSLYCLIIHDKMFEYIPLTNEVRKLL is encoded by the coding sequence ATGAGTAACATTATTAATGTTTTACAAAAACCACAATTTGATAATGCTATAATAAGAAAGGAGTATCACAGCTATATATCATATTTACAATCATTTCAaaataatgatgaaattagGATTTCCATTCAAAACCAAGACCTGTATGTCGTTCCTGGTGAGAGTTTTTTATACATTGAAGGTTTTGCAACAAAAGCGGACTCTACAGTATCAGCATCGATAAAGTTATTAAACAATTGCATAGCACACTTATTTGATGAGATAAGATATGAACTTAATGGTATAGAAATTGATCGTACACGTCATTTGGGTATAGcaacagaaataaaaaattatgtatcaTTAAATGAAAGCGAAAGTCGAAATCTAGTCAACGCAGGATGGGCTCCATTTAATACAGATGATCTTACTCTTGTGAgtggatattttaatttttgtgttccACTGAAAATGCTTCTTGGATTTGCtgaagattttgataaaattatagtTAATGCTAAACATGAATTAATTTTATTGCGATCAAAAGATGATACGAATGTATTGAAATCTATCATTTCCAGTGAAACCTGTAAACtatcaattttaaatattacatGGAAAGTTCCACATATTCAACTTGCTGATGTATACAAGCTGCAAATGCTTAAAGTAATTAATAACCGTCAACCACTAAATATATCATTTAGAACATGGGATATGTATTATTATCCTGCAGTTCCATCGAATACAAAAGTTTTATGGAATGTTAAGCTTGCAAATGAAAATGAGCGACCACGTTTTCTTCTTTTAGGATTCAAAAgtagtgaaaaaaaatttattcactgTGATATAACAAACATTAAGGTTCATTTGAATTCTGATACATATCCATATGATGATCTTAACCTCAAGTTTGATAGGAACCGTTTCGCCCTACTTTAtgatatgtatataaaatttcaacaaagctATTATACACGTGAACCGCAACCTCTATTAACGCGCGAAAAATTCAAGGGTGAAGCACCGATTATTGTTCTtgatgtaacacatcaaaatgaaACAGTAAAAACTGGCCCCATCGATATACGAATTGAATTGGAAACATCTAAAAATATATCACCGAACACATCTCTATACTGTTTAAttattcatgataaaatgttTGAATATATACCTCTAACAAATGAAGTaagaaaattattgtaa